The following are from one region of the Chloroflexota bacterium genome:
- a CDS encoding aspartate aminotransferase family protein, with product MNPRQDTATTDSLGHAIRAILPSLERFLEFEGPDPARERSRWRPALDRPLPTAGIGRDATLAELADLVVANGLRVGHPGFSGWVTTGPTDVGAAADLAQAVAVPQRWWASAGNFVDHLAMRWLIELLGFPASSVGTFTSGGSTANLIGIGAARQHAGERLGLRPSLDGIEGMVEPRVYASTETHHVVGRALGVLGMGRRNLRAIPLDRSGTIDLDLLQTALDEDLAAGCTQVAVVGCAGDVNTGRVDPLPELARIAHERGIWLHVDGAYGGFGLLDDRVRKRYGDVATYDSFAIDPHKWLAAPVGTGAAIVRDEGILGRAFTVETGDYDRERQAETGEADPASPFDELGYGTPDWGVDFSSPARGLAVWAILREIGADGMRERVVRHDDCARRVAERARSSTELELLAEPVLSICCFRFRPAAWTDEASLDALNEDVLHGIRARGRAVTSSTRVDGRLAIRPCFINPRTTLADADALVDEVLAVGRELAARG from the coding sequence ATGAACCCCCGCCAGGACACCGCCACCACCGACTCGCTTGGCCACGCCATCCGGGCCATCCTGCCCTCTCTGGAGCGGTTCCTCGAATTCGAGGGACCAGATCCAGCCCGAGAACGGTCGCGCTGGCGACCGGCCCTCGATCGGCCCTTGCCGACCGCGGGCATCGGGCGCGACGCGACACTCGCCGAGCTCGCCGATCTCGTGGTCGCGAACGGCCTTCGGGTGGGACACCCCGGTTTCTCCGGCTGGGTGACCACGGGGCCCACGGATGTTGGGGCGGCGGCGGACCTGGCCCAGGCAGTTGCGGTACCGCAGCGCTGGTGGGCGAGCGCGGGCAATTTCGTGGACCACCTGGCGATGCGCTGGCTCATCGAGTTGCTCGGCTTCCCGGCGTCCTCGGTGGGGACGTTCACCTCCGGCGGTTCGACGGCGAACCTGATCGGTATCGGCGCGGCCCGCCAGCACGCCGGTGAGCGCCTGGGTCTCCGGCCGTCGCTGGACGGCATCGAGGGCATGGTCGAGCCAAGGGTCTACGCGAGCACGGAGACGCACCACGTGGTGGGGCGTGCCCTTGGCGTGCTCGGGATGGGGCGACGCAACCTGCGTGCCATCCCGCTCGACCGATCCGGCACGATCGACCTGGACCTCCTGCAGACCGCCCTCGATGAGGATCTGGCGGCCGGGTGCACGCAGGTCGCGGTCGTGGGGTGCGCGGGCGACGTCAACACGGGTCGCGTCGATCCCCTCCCGGAGCTTGCGCGGATCGCGCACGAGCGGGGCATCTGGCTGCACGTGGACGGAGCGTATGGCGGCTTCGGACTCCTCGACGATCGGGTGCGCAAGCGGTACGGCGACGTGGCGACGTACGACTCGTTCGCGATCGATCCGCACAAGTGGCTCGCGGCCCCGGTGGGCACGGGCGCTGCCATCGTCCGCGACGAGGGGATCCTGGGCCGTGCGTTCACGGTCGAGACCGGTGACTACGACCGCGAGCGCCAGGCCGAGACCGGGGAGGCCGACCCTGCGTCACCGTTCGATGAGCTGGGATATGGCACGCCCGACTGGGGTGTGGATTTCTCCTCCCCGGCTCGGGGTCTCGCGGTCTGGGCGATCCTCCGCGAGATCGGCGCGGACGGGATGCGGGAGCGGGTCGTCCGGCACGACGATTGCGCTCGGCGCGTGGCTGAGCGCGCGCGGTCGTCGACCGAGCTGGAACTGCTCGCGGAGCCGGTTCTCTCGATCTGCTGCTTCCGCTTCCGACCGGCGGCCTGGACCGACGAGGCGAGCCTCGATGCGCTGAACGAGGACGTGCTGCACGGCATCCGTGCACGCGGACGGGCGGTGACCTCGAGCACTCGAGTGGATGGTCGGTTGGCGATCCGACCGTGCTTCATCAACCCGCGCACCACCCTCGCCGACGCTGACGCCCTGGTCGATGAGGTGCTTGCGGTGGGTCGGGAGCTGGCGGCACGCGGCTGA
- a CDS encoding RidA family protein, which yields MLYLSGAMGIDGTGALVPGGIEAETRQALANIRSVLERHSSSMDRVVKCTAMLADMQEWAAMNRVYVEHFPTNLPARSAFGASGLALGGRVEIECIATIE from the coding sequence ATGCTGTACCTGTCGGGCGCCATGGGGATCGACGGCACCGGCGCGTTGGTGCCCGGTGGTATCGAGGCGGAGACGCGCCAGGCCTTGGCCAACATCCGGTCCGTGCTCGAGCGCCACAGCTCATCGATGGATCGGGTGGTCAAGTGCACGGCGATGCTTGCCGACATGCAGGAATGGGCGGCGATGAACCGCGTCTACGTCGAGCACTTCCCAACGAATCTCCCCGCCCGCAGTGCATTTGGCGCCTCCGGCCTCGCCCTCGGCGGCCGGGTCGAGATCGAGTGCATCGCCACGATCGAGTAA